CACGGCCTCGTCGGTGGCGGTGGCCCCGACCGAGGCGTCCACCACGACGAGCACCGCGTCGGCGGTGTTCATCGCGATCTCGGCCTGCGCGGCCACCGAAGCCTGCAACCCGCTGGCCTTGGGCTCCCAGCCACCGGTGTCCACCACGGTGAACCGGCGCCCGGCCCACAGCGCGTCGTAGGCGATCCGGTCCCTGGTCACGCCCGGCGTGTCCTGCACCACGGCCTCACGCCGGCCGAGAATCCGGTTGACCAAGGTGGACTTGCCCACGTTCGGCCTGCCGACCACGGCGAGCACCGGCTGCGCCTGGGCGGTCTCCTCGTCACCGTCGGCACCATCGCTGATGTCGCCGTCCAGCACGGTGAACTCCGACTCGTCGGACCACGTGCCGTCTACCTCGGTCATGCCTGCTCTTTCCGTCCCTGCGCACCGATTCCGTGCGCCTCGCGCCACTCGTCGAGCGCTCGTACCACCGCGGCGAGCTCGCCGCGAAGCTGTTCCGTCGCCGTTTCCAGGCCGGCGCGGCCCTTGTCCACGGTCACCGTGAACGGTTCGCCCACCAGGATGTCCACCCGTGGCCGGAACCGGCGCCCGCCGTCGTCCGGCTTGCGGGTCCCCCTGGTCGCCACGCCGATCACGGTCGCGCCGGACGCGCGGACCAGCCAGGCGGCACCCCGCTCCGCATTGTCCACGTCGCCGGCGCCGCGGGTGCCCTCGGGGAACACCCCGACCGCCCCGCCGTCGCGCAGCACCGAGACCGCGGTCAGCAGCGGCGTCCGGTCGGGCGCACCCCGCCGGACCGGGATCTGGCCGATGCGGCGCAGACCCCAGCCGGCGGCCCCGGTGAACAGCTCCTGCTTGACCAGGAACGCGCAGCGGCGCGGCAACATTCCGTAGATCAGCTGCGGTTCCAGCATCGAGCTGTGGTTGGCGATCACCAGCAGCGGCCCGGTCCGCGGCACCCGCTCGACACCGTGCACCCGCACCCGGAAGCCGGGGCGGAAGCCGTACCGGCCGATCAGCTTGCCGATGTCGTGCAGCCAGGGCACCGCGCCTTCGGGCAGCGCCTCGTCCCGCCGATACCCCATCCGCCCCATCAACTCCGTGCTCGTGAACCTCTCATTCGAGGCGTGTCCAGTCGCTTGTACACTAAGTGAATCCCCGACGTGCACGACGACCGAGGTCAGGAACGCCTGTGAATCACGATGCTGGACATGGCATCTTCGCCGTCGTCGGCCTCGCCGGAACCGGTAAGTCCAGTGTGGTGCAACTGCTGCACGAGCTGCTCGGCGTCCCGGTGGTCTACTTCGGCGGCGTGGTGGTGGCCGAGGTCAGCAGGCGCGGGCTCAAGGTGACCGAGGAGACCGAGCGCGTGGTGCGCGAGGAACTCCGCGCCGAGCACGGCATGTCCGCCATCGCCCACCTCGCCAGCCGTGACGTCGACGAGCACTTCACCGCGCACGACGAGGTCATCATCGACGGCCTGTACAGCTACGCCGAGTACGAGCTGCTGCACGAGCGCTACCCGGACCAGCTCAGCCTGATCGCCGTGCACGCGCCCCGCGCGGTGCGGGAGGAACGGCTCGCCCACCGCCCGGTGCGCCCGCTCACCCCGGCCGAGATCCACTCGCGTGACCTGCGGGAGATCCGGACCCTGGACAAGGCGACCGCGATCGCGCTGGCCGACCACCACCTGGTCAACGACGGCTCGATGGCCGACCTGCGCCGCGACGTCGAGCGCACGATCACCGAGATCCGCGAGCGGCGCGGGGTACGGGCGATCGGCTGACCGTCCAGTTTGGACAGATGGCCCGCTTTCCCCGGTCCGATCCGACCTGATAACCCCCGTCACCGGGATCATGGGTTACCGTGGACAGGTGAACGTGGAAGTGACTCCCCTGCCCGGAATCGGCGTGCGCAAGGACTTCGCACTCCGCAGCGGGCGACGGGTGGGTGTGGTGAACCACCGGGACGGGCAGATCGAGCTCATCGTGTCCAAGTCCGATGACCCCGACGCCTGTCTCGCCGCGCTGCCGCTGACCATCGACGAGGCCGCCGCGCTGTCCAACCTGCTGGGGGCGCCCCAGCTGGTCGCACAGCTCAAGGAAGAGCACGCCGATCTGCCCGGCATCAACACCAAGCAGCTGCCGGTCGCCACCGGTTCGCCGTTCGACGGCCGCACCCTCGGCGACACCGCGCTGCGCTCGCGCACCGGGGTGTCGGTGGTCGCGGTGATGCGGGCCGGCCAGGTGCACCCCTCCCCCACCCCGGACTTCACCCTGACCGGCGGCGACCTGATGGTCACCGTCGGCACCTCCGAAGGGCTGCAGGCGGCCTACAAGATCCTCAAGAACGGCTGAGGGTCCTTCACCTGACGTTGTACCTGAATTACAGAGGCTGGAGAACGTGGACCACACCGCACTGGCCCTGATCGAGCTCGGCGGCGTGTTCTTCGTCCTCGGCGCGCTCGGCAGGCTGGCCGGCAAGATCGGCATGTCGCCCATTCCGCTGTACCTGATCGGCGGCCTCTGCTTCGGCCAGGGCGGGCTCATCCCGCTCGGTGACATCGGCGACTTCACCCATCTCGCCAGCGAAATCGGCGTGGTCCTGCTGCTGTTGCTGCTGGGACTGGAGTACTCCGCGGCCGAACTGTTCACCGGGCTCAAGCGCTCCTGGATGGCCGGCCTGCTCGACATCGTGCTCAACGCCGCGCCGGGCGCCGCGGTGGCGCTGCTGCTGGGCTGGGGCCCGGTCGGCGCGCTGGTGATGGCCGGGGTCACCTACATCTCCTCCTCCGGCATCATCGCGAAGGTGCTCGGCGACCTCGGGCGCCTCGGCAACCGGGAAACCCCGGTGGTGCTGTCCATCCTGGTGTTCGAGGACCTGGTGATGGCGCTGTACCTGCCGATCCTGACCGCGGTGCTGGGCGGGGTGAGCCTGCTCGGCGGCGCCAAGGCGGTCGGCATCTCGCTGCTGGTGATCACCGTGGTGCTGCTGATCGCGCTGAAGTTCGGCCGGTACGTCTCCGCCGTGGTGGACAGCCCCGACCGCGAGGTCTTCCTGCTCAAGGTGCTCGGCGCGGCGCTGCTGGTGGCCGGGATCGCCTCGGCCATGCAGGTCTCCGCCGCGGTCGGCGCCTTCCTGCTCGGCATCGCCATCTCGGGCTCCACCGCGGAGAACGCCACGCACATGCTGGAGCCGCTGCGGGACCTGTTCGCCGCGGTGTTCTTCGTGGTGTTCGGGCTGAACACGAACCCGGCCTCGATCCCGCCGGTGCTGGCCTGGGCGGTGGCGCTGGCGGTGGTGACCACGCTGACCAAGGTGGCCACCGGCTGGTGGGCGGCCAGACGCCAGGGCGTCGGCCGGATGGGTCGCGCCCGAGCCGGCGCGGCACTGGTGGCGCGCGGGGAGTTCTCCATCGTGATCGCCGGGCTCGCCGTCTCGGCGGGTGCCGTCACCGGGGACCTGGCCGCGCTCGCGACCGCCTACGTGCTGCTGATGGCCATTCTCGGCCCGACCGCGGCCCGCGTGGTCGAGCCGATCGCCAGGGCGCTGACCAGGAAGACCCGCTCCGAAGCCGCCGTCTCCACCACCTGACCGGCCACCGCGGTCACCGCGGCGGGCGGAACCGCTCGGGCGGCACCACCGCGATCGGCACGAGTTCGACCAGCAGTTCCGGCGCGACCAGCCCCGGTACCTGGATCAGCACGCTGGCCGGCGCGGTCTCGAGCGGGAAGTGGCGAGCGCGCACCCGCTGGATGCCCGGCAGGTCGGCGCGATCGAGGAAGTAGATCGTCATCGACACGATGTCGGCGAGTTCACCGCCGACCTCGGCGAGGACCAGCCGGACGTTGTCGACGGCCTTCTCCATCTGCGCCTCGACGTCCCCTGCGCCCACGACGTCACCGTGCTCGTCCCAGGCCACCTGCCCGGTGACGTGCAGCACGGCGCCCTCGCCCTGGACCACGCCCTGGGAGAACGCGCGGCCGTTCGGCTGCCACATCCCCGACGGGTTGAACCGGTGAGTCATCGTGCCCCCGAGCTACATGCCGACCGAACTGTGCAGTGAGCCGACTTCCTTGCGGGTCAGCGCGCGCAGGTGACCCGAGCGCAGGTTGCCGAGATGGATCTCGCCGACCGAGGTGCGCACCAGTTTCCGCACCGGGTGGCCGACTTCGGCGAGCATGCGGCGCACGATGTGCTTGCGCCCCTCGTGCAGCACGATCTCCACCAGCGTCCGCCCGGCCTGCATGTCCTTGACCCGGAACTCGTCGGCGCGCGCGGGGCCGTCCTCGAGTTCGATCCCGGCGCGCAGGCGCTTGCCCAGCCCGCGCGGCACGGTGCCCTCGACCTCGGCCAGGTAGGTCTTCAGCACCTCGAACGACGGGTGCATCAGCCGGTGCGCGAGATCCCCGTCGTTGGTCAGCAGCAGCAGGCCCTCGGTGTCCGCGTCGAGCCTGCCGACGTGGAACAGCCGCTCGGCGCGATCGCGCACCAGGTCGCCGACACACGGCCGTCCCTGGTCGTCGGTCATCGTGGTGTGCATGCCGCGCGGCTTGTTCAACGCCAGGTACACCAGCGTCTCGTCGAGCACCACGCGCGTGCCGTCGACCCGGATCACCACGCTGTCCGGATCGACCCGGCGCCCGAACTCGCGGACGATCTCGCCGTCCACGCTGACCCGCCCCTGGGCGATCAGGTCCTCGGCGGCCCGCCGCGAGGCGACGCCGGCCTTCGCCAGCACCTTCTGCAGGCGAACACCTTCGTCGTTAGCCGATGTCATCGATCGAATCCACTTCAGGCAGCAACGGAGCGATGGGCGGGAGATCGGTCAACGACGAGAGCCCCAGCCGCTCCAGGAACAGCTCCGTCGTCACGTACAGGTTGCCACCCGTCTCCGCGTCGGTGCCGGTCTCCTCGACCAGCCCGCGCGCGAGCAGCGTCCGGATCACGCCGTCCACGTTCACCCCGCGAACGGCGGCGACCCTGGCCCGGGTGACCGGCTGACGATAGGCGATGACGGCGAGCGTCTCCAAAGCGGCACGGGTCAGCTTCGCGCGCTGCCCGTCCAGCAGCAATTTCTCCACGAACGGCGCGTAGGTGTCGCGGGTGAAGTAGCGCCAGCCCTCACCGACACGGCGCAGGTCGATGCCGCTGGACCGCTCGGTCAGCCCGGTCGACATCGACTCCAGCTTCGAGGTGACCCGCTCGACCGGTTGCTCCAGCGCCCCGGCCAGCGACTCCTCGCTCACCGGCGAGTCGACCACCAGCAGCAGCGCTTCGATCGCCGACTCCAGCACCGCGTCGTCGGTGAGGTCGGGCGGACCCGACCCGCCGCGGACCGCGACCAGTTCCTCCTCCGGGTCCGGCGCGTCCACGTCCAGCATCTCTTCGGGGTTCACCCGTACTCCTCGTCCTCACTCCGGGCGCGGTCCTGCTCGGCCGCCGCGCTCGCCTGCTCCACCGATCCGCCGGTCCAGCGCACGTGCAGCTCGTCCAGTGCCTCGAGCTGCTCGAACTGCACGGTCGACTCGCGGTAGAGCTCCAGCAGCGCCAGGAACCGCGCCACCACCTCGATGGTGTGCTCGCAGTCGGCGACCAGCGCGGTGAAGGTGGCCGTACCCGCCTCGGCCAGCCGCAACCGCAGCAGCGCGGCGTGCTCGCGCACCGACACCTTGCCCATGTGCAGGTGGTCCAGCGACACCGTGGGCGGCGGCTTCGGCCGGAACACCGCCAGCGCGACCTCGGCGAACTTCGCCGGGTCCACGCCCAGCATCACCTCCGGCAGCAGCCCGAGGTAACGCTCCTCCAGTGCGACCGACCGCGGGTACCGGCGCAGCGCACCGGCCTCCAGCT
The genomic region above belongs to Amycolatopsis sp. YIM 10 and contains:
- a CDS encoding RidA family protein, with protein sequence MTHRFNPSGMWQPNGRAFSQGVVQGEGAVLHVTGQVAWDEHGDVVGAGDVEAQMEKAVDNVRLVLAEVGGELADIVSMTIYFLDRADLPGIQRVRARHFPLETAPASVLIQVPGLVAPELLVELVPIAVVPPERFRPPR
- a CDS encoding cation:proton antiporter regulatory subunit, whose product is MNVEVTPLPGIGVRKDFALRSGRRVGVVNHRDGQIELIVSKSDDPDACLAALPLTIDEAAALSNLLGAPQLVAQLKEEHADLPGINTKQLPVATGSPFDGRTLGDTALRSRTGVSVVAVMRAGQVHPSPTPDFTLTGGDLMVTVGTSEGLQAAYKILKNG
- a CDS encoding pseudouridine synthase produces the protein MTSANDEGVRLQKVLAKAGVASRRAAEDLIAQGRVSVDGEIVREFGRRVDPDSVVIRVDGTRVVLDETLVYLALNKPRGMHTTMTDDQGRPCVGDLVRDRAERLFHVGRLDADTEGLLLLTNDGDLAHRLMHPSFEVLKTYLAEVEGTVPRGLGKRLRAGIELEDGPARADEFRVKDMQAGRTLVEIVLHEGRKHIVRRMLAEVGHPVRKLVRTSVGEIHLGNLRSGHLRALTRKEVGSLHSSVGM
- a CDS encoding AAA family ATPase; the protein is MNHDAGHGIFAVVGLAGTGKSSVVQLLHELLGVPVVYFGGVVVAEVSRRGLKVTEETERVVREELRAEHGMSAIAHLASRDVDEHFTAHDEVIIDGLYSYAEYELLHERYPDQLSLIAVHAPRAVREERLAHRPVRPLTPAEIHSRDLREIRTLDKATAIALADHHLVNDGSMADLRRDVERTITEIRERRGVRAIG
- a CDS encoding 1-acyl-sn-glycerol-3-phosphate acyltransferase, producing MGRMGYRRDEALPEGAVPWLHDIGKLIGRYGFRPGFRVRVHGVERVPRTGPLLVIANHSSMLEPQLIYGMLPRRCAFLVKQELFTGAAGWGLRRIGQIPVRRGAPDRTPLLTAVSVLRDGGAVGVFPEGTRGAGDVDNAERGAAWLVRASGATVIGVATRGTRKPDDGGRRFRPRVDILVGEPFTVTVDKGRAGLETATEQLRGELAAVVRALDEWREAHGIGAQGRKEQA
- the scpB gene encoding SMC-Scp complex subunit ScpB yields the protein MNPEEMLDVDAPDPEEELVAVRGGSGPPDLTDDAVLESAIEALLLVVDSPVSEESLAGALEQPVERVTSKLESMSTGLTERSSGIDLRRVGEGWRYFTRDTYAPFVEKLLLDGQRAKLTRAALETLAVIAYRQPVTRARVAAVRGVNVDGVIRTLLARGLVEETGTDAETGGNLYVTTELFLERLGLSSLTDLPPIAPLLPEVDSIDDIG
- a CDS encoding cation:proton antiporter, producing MDHTALALIELGGVFFVLGALGRLAGKIGMSPIPLYLIGGLCFGQGGLIPLGDIGDFTHLASEIGVVLLLLLLGLEYSAAELFTGLKRSWMAGLLDIVLNAAPGAAVALLLGWGPVGALVMAGVTYISSSGIIAKVLGDLGRLGNRETPVVLSILVFEDLVMALYLPILTAVLGGVSLLGGAKAVGISLLVITVVLLIALKFGRYVSAVVDSPDREVFLLKVLGAALLVAGIASAMQVSAAVGAFLLGIAISGSTAENATHMLEPLRDLFAAVFFVVFGLNTNPASIPPVLAWAVALAVVTTLTKVATGWWAARRQGVGRMGRARAGAALVARGEFSIVIAGLAVSAGAVTGDLAALATAYVLLMAILGPTAARVVEPIARALTRKTRSEAAVSTT
- a CDS encoding ScpA family protein, coding for MTETEPAPHPEPRPESADEGAAGKFKVRLANFEGPFDLLLQLISQHQLDVTEVALHQVTDDFIAYTRALGAEWDLDETTEFLVIAATLLDLKAARLLPAAEVEDEDDLALLEARDLLFARVLQYRAYKQVAALFAELEAGALRRYPRSVALEERYLGLLPEVMLGVDPAKFAEVALAVFRPKPPPTVSLDHLHMGKVSVREHAALLRLRLAEAGTATFTALVADCEHTIEVVARFLALLELYRESTVQFEQLEALDELHVRWTGGSVEQASAAAEQDRARSEDEEYG